The Kosakonia sp. SMBL-WEM22 sequence TGTGCTGTCAAGCTCACCGACTGCGCGGGCAATCTGCTCAATGCCGCGGCTCTGCTCTTCGGATGCGGAGGAGATCTCGCCCATAATATCGTTGACGCGCGTGACGGACTGCACCACCTGATCCATCGTCTCGCCCGCTTTAACCACCAGTTTGCTGCCGATGTTAATGCGTGAAACCGATTCGCTGATCAGTTGCTCGATATCTTTTGCTGCCTGCGAGCTGCGCTGCGACAGGCTGCGGACTTCTCCGGCGACCACCGCAAAACCGCGTCCCTGCTCGCCCGCTCTTGCCGCTTCCACCGCTGCATTTAGCGCCAGAATATTGGTCTGAAACGCAATGCTGTTAATCACGGCGGTAATGTCGGCAATCTTGTTCGAGCTGGTATTGATGTCGCCCATTGTATCTACCACCTGGCGCATTACCGTGCCGCCTTCGCTGGCGGTTTTCGACGCCTGCGCCGCCAGGCTGCTGGCGTTGCGCGCGTTATTAGCGTTGTTTTTCACCGTGGCGGTTAACTGTTCCATACTGGCAGCGGTTTGCACTACGGCGGCGGCCTGCTGTTCGGTGCGGGATGAGAGATCGGTATTGCCATCGGCGATCTCCGTTGCTGCGTGCGAGAGCTGCGTTACGCTGCTGCGCACTTCATGGATCATATCGCGCAGCCGGTCATTCATCCGGCCCATCGCAGCGGTTAACTGCCCCAGCTCGTCACTACTTTGCGCGCGGATTTGCGCGCTCAGATCGCCGCTGGCAATGCGTTCTGCCAGCGCCAGGTTACGGTGAACCGGCCGGGTGATCTGGCGAATTACCCACCAGGAGACCAGCATGCCGAGGAGAATAGCTATCGCACCGGTGATGGCGGCAATGGAACTTGAGGTGTAAGCCAGCTCTTCGTTATGCGCTTTCACCAGTGCGATAATGTCGCGCAGCGATGCGCTGCTGGCATCACCGCCCACTTTGACTCTATCTTCCGCAGCCCTGAGCGTCTGCCAGGCGGTAAAGTAGTTCAGTGCCTGAGTACGATAGCTGACGGTGTTTTCCCAGATGGCTTGTAACGGCGCTTGCAGTTCTCCCGGCAGCTGACCGTTCAGTACCTGCACGCTGCTGGCAGTGGCCGCGAACTGCTGCTCAAGCCGATCGCGCGTGGCAGGGCTCGGGCTATAACGCACGACCAACGCTGCGTCGCGCACGCTGCTGATGGCAAAGAGCTGCTCATAGATTTGCGTCATCAGCGCCGGATCCGCCACCGGTGTACGCACTAGCGTGGTATAGCGGGCTGAGAGATCTTCCCTGCTCAGTTTATCGAGGCTTTCACGCAGGGCGCGCAGATCGCCGGTCGCTTTTTGCATCTCACCAATGCTGGCCTGAAAATTCTCTAAATTGCGGGCGACATCATTAATAATTTTACGTTCGTTGGTTGACCAACTGAGGGCGTCTGCGCTGGCGGTAAGCTCTGAAGCATGGCGAACATAGTTCGCCATCACCTGGCCTGATTTCTCATCGCCATAAAAATATTTCAGGCGATTAATTTTCGCCTGGAATACTTCAATATTGATGTTGTACATCAAATTTGTTTTTTCATAGACGTCGCGAATTTCTTTAAAACGCAGCACGCTGAGAATGGTGGCAAACGCGACCAGAAAAAGAACCACACCGAATCCGACCGACAGCTTTCGACTAATTTTTATATTGCTTACCCGTTGGCTAATTGACATTTTTTCCCCTTGTCTAACGTCCATAGTGAGTGCCCGACTGTGCACGCGACAAGTTATCGGCAGGAAAATAAGCGGATTCAGGTTGCGGGGAGGTTATAGGTTAAAAGTGTGATATTGATGCGCCCCATTCGCAAATTATTACCGGGGTGCATCAATATGCTTCATGAAATTATTAAATCAGTGAATTATCACTTAGCGTTCAAACTGTCTGTGCACAATGGTTGCGCCTTCATCAATTGCTCGCCAGACGGCGCGCTCACTGGCAAAAGCATCGCCCTCTTCTAATGCACAAAGCAGATCGTGGTAATGCTGCACGCGCATCAGGTGCTCAGATGATGGATAGAGATAGTTATAACAGGGGCCAATCCGTACCCAAAGTTGTTCAATTAAAGCGGTGAGCGTCGGCATGCCGGCATGGGCATAGACGCTGAAACGAAACACGCGATTGGCCTGTAACGCCTGCTCTGTGTTACCGCTTTTCATCGCTTCATCGACATTGATAGCCAGCGTGCGCAGTTCGCGCAGCTTATCGCTGGTCATGTTCTGGCTCGCGGCGCGCGCGGCCATGCCTTCAAGATTTTTACGAATCTGATTGATTTCGTTATAACGTTCCGCACTGACCTGCGGCACGAGAAAAGCCTGCGCCGGTGTTGCATGCAGCGCGCCTGCGGAAACAAGTCGCAGTAGCGCTTCACGAACCGGTGTAATACTCGTACCCAGCTGATCGGCGATTTCTTTCGTGATAAGTCGGGCTCCGGGTCTCAGGGCACCGACGATAAGCGCACTCTTTAAACTTGCCTCAACCTGCATGGTTAGACTCGTTCTCTGC is a genomic window containing:
- a CDS encoding GntR family transcriptional regulator, translated to MLDLEKAQRTSLTMQVEASLKSALIVGALRPGARLITKEIADQLGTSITPVREALLRLVSAGALHATPAQAFLVPQVSAERYNEINQIRKNLEGMAARAASQNMTSDKLRELRTLAINVDEAMKSGNTEQALQANRVFRFSVYAHAGMPTLTALIEQLWVRIGPCYNYLYPSSEHLMRVQHYHDLLCALEEGDAFASERAVWRAIDEGATIVHRQFER
- a CDS encoding methyl-accepting chemotaxis protein, with the protein product MSISQRVSNIKISRKLSVGFGVVLFLVAFATILSVLRFKEIRDVYEKTNLMYNINIEVFQAKINRLKYFYGDEKSGQVMANYVRHASELTASADALSWSTNERKIINDVARNLENFQASIGEMQKATGDLRALRESLDKLSREDLSARYTTLVRTPVADPALMTQIYEQLFAISSVRDAALVVRYSPSPATRDRLEQQFAATASSVQVLNGQLPGELQAPLQAIWENTVSYRTQALNYFTAWQTLRAAEDRVKVGGDASSASLRDIIALVKAHNEELAYTSSSIAAITGAIAILLGMLVSWWVIRQITRPVHRNLALAERIASGDLSAQIRAQSSDELGQLTAAMGRMNDRLRDMIHEVRSSVTQLSHAATEIADGNTDLSSRTEQQAAAVVQTAASMEQLTATVKNNANNARNASSLAAQASKTASEGGTVMRQVVDTMGDINTSSNKIADITAVINSIAFQTNILALNAAVEAARAGEQGRGFAVVAGEVRSLSQRSSQAAKDIEQLISESVSRINIGSKLVVKAGETMDQVVQSVTRVNDIMGEISSASEEQSRGIEQIARAVGELDSTTQQNASLVSESSSAAGSLEEQARLLEELVAAFRLASNEAKPAKVKGAKSTLIPPTPREATLAEEGWTTF